Proteins co-encoded in one Rhodopirellula bahusiensis genomic window:
- a CDS encoding PhoPQ-activated pathogenicity-related family protein: MSGLLLTGAFLGAASNSRAEELAPVTSEASESEATQDLAEMVLSRDDHFRWDVRARGEIAGCDYVVLHLVSQSWQGVPWHHLLYILNPPEVDPNESNALMLITGGSWNSEWGEDGPEKIEVPREASLMANVAIEVKTPVAILKQVPFQPMFDGLKEDALISYTFQKFFETSDPEWPLLPAMARSASAAMDAVVGATKEEWGLSIDGFTVTGASKRGWTTYLVGATDPRVKAIAPMVIDMLNMDVQMKHQIDAWGAYSPQIKDYTRRGLQKMMGTPKGKSLLQLVDPYEHRAALTMPKLVLLGSNDPYWPADSTQHYIDDLPGSTSLLNIPNNGHGLNDIQRMVGGVSALHRFVCQGKAMPIWETRSDATSNGLKLVATSDQTPMEVLLWTATSSTRDLRSATWESSSLMAHDDGTWNAEVKSPASGSSAAFIEAQYESGGTFPLSVTSQIHVLD; the protein is encoded by the coding sequence ATGTCTGGTTTGTTGTTGACGGGAGCCTTCCTGGGGGCGGCATCCAATTCAAGAGCAGAGGAATTAGCGCCAGTGACATCGGAGGCGTCCGAGTCGGAAGCGACGCAAGACCTGGCGGAAATGGTGTTGAGTCGTGACGATCATTTTCGCTGGGACGTTCGTGCGAGAGGTGAGATTGCCGGTTGCGATTACGTCGTGCTTCATTTGGTGTCTCAGTCGTGGCAAGGAGTTCCCTGGCACCATTTGCTGTATATCCTCAATCCACCCGAGGTCGATCCGAACGAATCCAACGCGTTGATGCTGATTACCGGTGGATCTTGGAATTCGGAGTGGGGAGAGGATGGTCCCGAAAAGATTGAAGTGCCGCGGGAAGCTTCCTTGATGGCAAACGTCGCGATTGAAGTGAAGACTCCCGTTGCGATTTTGAAGCAAGTTCCCTTCCAACCAATGTTCGATGGCTTGAAGGAAGACGCGTTGATCTCCTACACATTCCAAAAGTTCTTCGAAACGAGCGATCCGGAGTGGCCTTTGTTGCCCGCCATGGCACGCTCTGCTTCCGCCGCGATGGATGCTGTTGTTGGAGCAACCAAAGAGGAATGGGGACTTTCGATCGATGGCTTCACCGTGACCGGGGCGAGCAAGCGAGGTTGGACGACGTACTTGGTCGGAGCCACTGACCCTCGAGTCAAGGCAATCGCTCCAATGGTGATCGACATGTTGAACATGGATGTCCAAATGAAGCACCAAATCGATGCGTGGGGTGCCTACTCTCCTCAGATCAAGGACTACACGCGGCGTGGTTTGCAGAAAATGATGGGAACGCCGAAGGGGAAGTCTTTGCTGCAGTTGGTGGATCCATACGAACATCGGGCAGCGTTGACGATGCCGAAGCTGGTGTTGCTGGGCAGCAACGATCCATATTGGCCGGCCGATTCAACCCAGCACTACATCGACGATCTTCCCGGCTCAACGTCGCTGCTGAACATCCCGAACAATGGGCATGGATTGAACGACATTCAAAGAATGGTGGGCGGTGTTTCGGCGTTGCATCGATTTGTCTGCCAAGGCAAAGCCATGCCCATCTGGGAAACTCGCTCGGATGCCACTTCAAACGGATTGAAGTTGGTTGCAACGAGCGATCAAACTCCGATGGAAGTACTGTTGTGGACCGCGACGTCTTCCACCCGTGACCTCCGGTCGGCGACATGGGAATCGTCCTCGTTGATGGCACACGACGACGGGACTTGGAACGCGGAAGTCAAATCACCAGCGTCGGGTAGTTCAGCTGCATTCATCGAAGCGCAGTATGAATCCGGAGGCACGTTTCCGCTGTCAGTGACATCGCAGATCCACGTTTTGGACTGA
- a CDS encoding secondary thiamine-phosphate synthase enzyme YjbQ, translating into MKFMNASPSLTLPNPTILELNLKSLTKELWMEVPSRRGIVSIHREVDQLVRESGIQDGMVLVNAMHITASVFINDNESGLHADYERWLEDLVPFNAGTDPASGGYMHNRTGEDNADAHHKRQIMGREVVVAITDGELHLGPWEHIFYYEFDGKRRKRILVKIIGE; encoded by the coding sequence ATGAAATTCATGAATGCTTCGCCTTCGCTCACATTGCCGAATCCAACGATCCTGGAGCTCAACTTGAAGTCACTAACCAAAGAATTGTGGATGGAAGTCCCCAGTCGACGCGGAATCGTTTCGATCCATCGCGAGGTGGATCAATTGGTTCGCGAGAGCGGCATTCAAGACGGAATGGTTCTGGTCAATGCGATGCACATCACGGCCAGCGTATTCATCAATGACAATGAGTCAGGCCTGCACGCGGACTACGAACGCTGGCTTGAAGACTTGGTGCCATTCAACGCGGGAACCGATCCGGCATCCGGTGGTTACATGCACAATCGAACTGGTGAAGACAACGCCGACGCTCACCACAAACGACAAATCATGGGCCGCGAAGTCGTGGTAGCCATCACCGATGGGGAACTTCACCTAGGCCCTTGGGAACACATTTTCTACTACGAATTCGACGGCAAACGCCGAAAACGAATCCTCGTCAAAATCATCGGCGAATGA
- the fusA gene encoding elongation factor G, translating into MNLEKVRNIGISAHIDSGKTTLSERILYYSGRIHKIEDVRGGGDGATMDHMELEKERGITITSAATSVTHNGYHINLIDTPGHVDFTVEVERSLRVLDGAVLVLCSVGGVQSQSITVDRQMKRYQIPRLAFINKMDRTGANPRRVVEQLREKLGADAFLAQIPIGAEENFRGVVDLIEMVAYTFEGDQGEKVVTGEIPADLKDEAEESRVAMLDSLSNYSDEVMELLLSEEEVSKEMIYRVMREAVLNGATPVYMGSAYKNKGVQPLLNAVTEYLPSPLDREIYGRDPSDEEKKIELSPDADKPFVGMAFKIVEDPFGQLTFMRIYQGTIKKGEAYTNQRSTKKERFSRIVRMHSEKREEIDEAGPGDIIAVMGIDCASGDTYCSERDYATLESMYVPEPVIKIAVNPLNRGDGDKMSKALQRFRKEDPTFSVYTDEETNEILISGMGELHLEIYIERIRREYGVEIEVGAPKVSYRESPTKEVEFNYKHKKQTGGSGQYAHIVGKLIPIESESEDSFEFEEKVVGGRIPKQYIPAVEKGFRDILGKGPIAEYPVVGTRIELLDGSYHDVDSSEKAFYTAAQGCFREYFKQAAPKLLEPIMSVEIEVPEDFQGTVTGDVIRRRGLMTSNDTNEGMTVILAEVPLAETFGYATDLRSMTQGQGTFTMELAAYRQTPSNIQEEIIAERKKDELAGAR; encoded by the coding sequence ATGAATTTGGAGAAGGTCAGAAACATTGGTATCAGTGCCCACATCGACTCGGGCAAGACCACTCTGAGCGAACGCATCCTGTATTACAGCGGACGTATTCACAAGATCGAAGATGTTCGCGGTGGTGGTGACGGCGCGACGATGGATCACATGGAACTGGAAAAAGAGCGTGGGATCACGATCACCAGTGCCGCGACCAGCGTCACGCATAATGGCTACCACATCAACCTGATCGACACCCCCGGCCACGTTGACTTCACCGTCGAAGTGGAACGCTCGCTGCGTGTTCTCGACGGTGCCGTTTTGGTTCTGTGCAGTGTCGGTGGCGTTCAAAGCCAGTCGATCACCGTTGACCGCCAAATGAAGCGATACCAAATTCCTCGCTTGGCGTTCATCAACAAGATGGACCGTACCGGTGCTAACCCACGCCGTGTCGTCGAACAACTTCGCGAAAAGCTCGGTGCCGATGCCTTCTTGGCTCAAATCCCAATCGGTGCGGAAGAGAACTTCCGTGGCGTCGTCGACCTGATCGAAATGGTGGCTTACACCTTCGAAGGCGACCAAGGCGAAAAAGTTGTCACCGGCGAAATCCCAGCTGACTTGAAAGACGAAGCCGAAGAATCACGCGTTGCAATGTTGGATTCATTGTCCAACTACAGCGACGAAGTGATGGAATTGCTTCTCAGCGAAGAAGAAGTTTCCAAGGAAATGATCTATCGGGTCATGCGTGAAGCCGTTCTCAACGGGGCGACTCCTGTCTACATGGGCAGTGCATACAAGAACAAAGGTGTTCAGCCTTTGCTCAACGCAGTCACCGAGTACCTGCCCAGCCCGCTGGATCGCGAAATTTACGGACGTGACCCTTCGGACGAAGAAAAGAAAATCGAATTGTCACCCGATGCGGACAAGCCGTTCGTTGGCATGGCGTTCAAGATTGTCGAAGATCCGTTTGGTCAGTTGACCTTCATGCGTATCTACCAAGGCACCATCAAGAAGGGCGAAGCTTACACGAACCAACGTTCGACCAAGAAAGAACGCTTCAGTCGCATTGTGCGAATGCACAGTGAAAAGCGGGAAGAAATCGACGAAGCTGGCCCTGGCGACATCATCGCCGTCATGGGGATCGACTGTGCGTCCGGGGACACGTATTGCAGCGAGCGTGATTACGCGACGTTGGAATCGATGTACGTGCCTGAGCCCGTCATCAAGATCGCCGTCAATCCACTGAACCGTGGCGATGGCGACAAGATGAGCAAGGCGTTGCAACGCTTCCGCAAGGAAGACCCAACGTTCAGCGTCTACACCGACGAAGAAACCAACGAGATCTTGATCTCGGGCATGGGTGAATTGCACCTGGAAATCTACATCGAACGAATTCGTCGCGAATATGGCGTCGAAATCGAAGTCGGTGCTCCCAAGGTTTCCTACCGCGAAAGCCCGACCAAGGAAGTCGAATTCAACTACAAGCACAAGAAGCAAACCGGTGGTTCAGGTCAGTACGCTCACATCGTTGGCAAGCTGATCCCGATCGAGTCGGAAAGCGAAGACAGCTTCGAGTTCGAAGAAAAGGTCGTCGGTGGTCGTATTCCTAAGCAGTACATCCCTGCTGTTGAAAAAGGCTTCCGCGATATCCTGGGCAAAGGTCCAATCGCCGAGTACCCCGTTGTGGGAACTCGCATCGAGCTGCTCGACGGTAGCTACCACGATGTTGACTCGAGTGAAAAAGCCTTTTACACAGCGGCTCAAGGTTGCTTCCGCGAGTACTTCAAGCAAGCTGCTCCGAAGTTGCTCGAGCCGATCATGAGTGTCGAAATCGAAGTTCCTGAAGACTTCCAAGGTACCGTGACTGGTGACGTGATTCGTCGTCGTGGTCTGATGACCAGCAACGATACCAACGAAGGCATGACCGTCATCTTGGCCGAAGTTCCTTTGGCTGAAACGTTCGGTTACGCAACCGACTTGCGGTCGATGACTCAAGGTCAGGGAACGTTCACGATGGAATTGGCGGCCTACCGTCAAACTCCTTCGAACATCCAAGAAGAGATCATTGCAGAACGCAAGAAAGACGAATTGGCCGGCGCTCGCTAA
- a CDS encoding purine-nucleoside phosphorylase has protein sequence MPANSNLAAAADSVPDLSESLSAFRTKAPILKEFEKAPLGVVLGSGLGGLADAIESPTIVPYKEIPGLAASTASGHRGEFLIGSLASRPVIAMAGRLHVYEGHSLRDVTRPAALMAGLGISELVVSCAAGGLNPNFDVGDLVLLNEHSSWLDGKLGAPPISFQRSNVSANESAAATGCFRRSLSTCDPQLDAIAHQTAHTNGFELRRGMYLAVNGPNYETRAECRMMRQLGADLVGMSTVPELLCAASAGVRTLGISVVTNLALPDAPATADHADVLDVCEQAAERLQQIVRAIATHGA, from the coding sequence TTGCCCGCCAACTCCAACCTCGCTGCCGCCGCGGACTCGGTCCCGGATCTGTCGGAATCGCTCTCCGCTTTCCGGACCAAGGCTCCAATCCTGAAGGAATTCGAAAAAGCTCCTCTCGGAGTGGTCCTCGGGAGCGGATTGGGGGGGCTGGCCGATGCGATTGAATCCCCGACGATCGTGCCGTACAAAGAAATCCCGGGGTTGGCAGCTTCCACCGCATCAGGCCACCGAGGCGAATTTCTGATCGGAAGTCTCGCCTCGCGGCCCGTCATCGCGATGGCTGGCCGATTGCACGTTTACGAAGGTCATTCCCTACGAGACGTCACTCGGCCCGCGGCGTTGATGGCTGGTCTGGGGATCAGCGAGCTGGTCGTCAGCTGCGCCGCCGGCGGATTGAATCCCAATTTCGATGTCGGTGACCTGGTCCTCCTCAACGAACACAGCAGTTGGCTGGACGGAAAACTGGGTGCCCCGCCAATCAGTTTCCAACGATCAAACGTCTCGGCAAACGAGTCCGCCGCTGCCACGGGATGTTTCCGACGAAGCCTGAGCACCTGCGATCCACAGCTCGACGCGATCGCTCACCAGACCGCTCATACGAACGGGTTTGAACTTCGACGAGGAATGTATTTGGCCGTCAACGGTCCCAATTACGAAACCCGGGCGGAATGCCGCATGATGAGGCAACTTGGTGCTGATCTGGTTGGCATGAGCACGGTGCCGGAACTGTTGTGTGCCGCCTCGGCTGGAGTCCGAACGCTTGGTATCTCGGTCGTCACCAACCTCGCCCTGCCCGACGCACCGGCAACCGCTGACCACGCCGATGTCTTGGATGTGTGCGAACAGGCCGCCGAGCGGTTACAACAAATCGTTCGAGCGATTGCCACCCACGGAGCGTGA
- a CDS encoding tributyrin esterase, whose product MTKEPQQPDHSFDISQMSDSELRSAMQSIPCQSDEDAPAPLVELTGLQGQHSAMMRCEMPLRFQATGELGDYAFAFCRDADVRLDGNVGHGAGDGMCGGVVLITGNAGCGLGSAMTGGTLAVYGSAGDRVGSAMRGGSIFVRGSVGDDTGAGALGGTIVVGGDAGDRLGDGLNNVTVFLRGKAKSLAPGVIEAPLRKREEVRLGLLLMGASIRGSASEFRRIIPKARLDAEEAGAGEIRPNWR is encoded by the coding sequence GTGACGAAGGAACCCCAGCAACCCGATCATTCATTCGACATTTCTCAAATGTCCGATTCTGAATTGCGGTCGGCGATGCAATCGATCCCCTGCCAGTCCGATGAAGACGCTCCAGCACCGCTGGTTGAGCTGACTGGTCTGCAAGGCCAGCACTCGGCGATGATGCGATGCGAAATGCCGCTTCGGTTTCAGGCCACCGGCGAATTGGGCGACTACGCGTTCGCGTTTTGTCGGGACGCGGACGTTCGCCTGGATGGCAATGTGGGCCACGGTGCTGGCGACGGAATGTGCGGCGGCGTTGTCCTGATCACCGGCAACGCGGGCTGCGGCTTGGGCTCCGCGATGACCGGCGGCACACTGGCGGTTTACGGATCGGCGGGCGATCGCGTCGGCTCAGCTATGCGTGGTGGCAGCATCTTCGTTCGCGGAAGCGTCGGCGATGACACCGGTGCGGGTGCTCTCGGCGGCACAATCGTGGTCGGTGGCGATGCAGGCGACCGACTCGGCGACGGCCTGAACAACGTGACCGTATTCTTGCGAGGCAAAGCCAAATCGCTGGCCCCCGGAGTCATCGAAGCTCCCTTAAGAAAACGCGAAGAAGTCCGCTTGGGTTTGCTTCTAATGGGAGCCTCCATTCGCGGTTCCGCCTCCGAGTTTCGTCGCATCATCCCCAAAGCACGCTTGGATGCCGAAGAAGCTGGTGCCGGCGAAATCCGCCCCAACTGGCGTTAG
- a CDS encoding vWA domain-containing protein, translated as MATSPSNDPNTTKPKPGNSPPADTPWQRPAVSTWPLVGSCLVHLILIGSVLGWVNSQSAGTIDQPTTSVGVAMAYRLPDRTRYVTEDSSEDSDAATADASDRKMDERSKSVDQSDAEQSQSTASAVSAPPSGFVPPVDLDGLFAELTRRGAAAGESEGTGVEGTLRFGDGKTADQLGTGELVPGTSRAGEGAGQTTTSVFGVSGSGSTFVYVFDHSESMSASGGKPLRAAKQELIRSLRTLSERQQFQVIFYNDRPKAFSPDGQNTGLVFGEDGIRRRAEAFVSRTVALGGTEHQLALRMALRLAPDAIFFLTDASIQTMSADQMSDIRRRAEQAGTVIHAIQFGSGPEPANSFMKEIARQNRGGYRYLDVVSGG; from the coding sequence ATGGCCACCTCGCCTTCCAACGATCCGAACACGACCAAGCCAAAGCCAGGCAACAGCCCGCCCGCCGACACTCCTTGGCAGCGGCCGGCGGTATCGACGTGGCCATTGGTTGGTTCGTGCTTGGTCCACCTGATTCTAATTGGTTCGGTCCTTGGTTGGGTGAATTCCCAATCTGCGGGGACAATCGATCAGCCGACGACCAGCGTTGGTGTGGCGATGGCGTATCGGTTGCCCGATCGGACTCGGTACGTCACCGAAGATTCGTCGGAAGATTCCGATGCCGCGACGGCGGATGCATCCGATCGGAAGATGGACGAGCGTTCCAAGTCAGTCGACCAGTCCGATGCGGAGCAGTCGCAATCAACAGCTTCGGCGGTGTCCGCTCCACCCTCCGGTTTCGTTCCGCCAGTTGATTTGGACGGACTGTTCGCAGAGCTGACTCGTCGCGGGGCGGCGGCTGGTGAGTCCGAAGGGACCGGAGTCGAAGGAACGCTTCGATTTGGCGATGGCAAGACTGCGGACCAATTGGGCACCGGTGAACTCGTTCCGGGAACATCGCGGGCGGGCGAAGGTGCCGGCCAAACGACGACGTCGGTGTTCGGCGTGTCGGGTTCCGGCAGCACGTTTGTTTATGTGTTTGACCACAGCGAAAGCATGTCCGCGTCGGGCGGCAAACCTCTGCGAGCGGCCAAGCAAGAGTTGATTCGGAGCTTGCGAACGTTGAGTGAACGACAGCAGTTTCAAGTCATCTTTTACAACGATCGTCCCAAAGCGTTTTCCCCCGACGGGCAAAACACTGGGTTGGTCTTTGGCGAAGACGGGATTCGTCGGCGGGCCGAAGCGTTCGTGAGCCGAACGGTGGCGCTCGGCGGAACGGAGCATCAGTTAGCGTTGCGAATGGCATTGCGATTAGCACCAGACGCGATCTTCTTTTTGACTGACGCATCGATCCAAACGATGAGTGCGGATCAGATGTCCGACATTCGCCGAAGGGCTGAGCAGGCAGGGACCGTGATTCATGCGATCCAATTTGGAAGCGGGCCCGAACCAGCCAACTCATTCATGAAAGAGATCGCTCGTCAGAACCGCGGCGGGTATCGCTACCTCGACGTAGTCTCGGGCGGCTGA
- the metK gene encoding methionine adenosyltransferase: MSNESGRFLFTSESVSMGHPDKLADRISDSILDALLAQDPNSRVACETLVTTGLAVVAGEISSKADVDYEKIVRDTIVAVGYDDPDIGIDGKTCEVQVRLDAQSPDIAQGVNSDEASGKDIGAGDQGLMFGYACKDTPELMPLPIALSHRIINRITEARFNKEVDWLRPDNKSQVTVEYEGNRPVRIEAVVVSAQHGPDVSHDEIEKFVIENVVKPSIPAELDKGDIKYHINPTGQFIIGGPHGDCGLTGRKIIVDTYGGWGRHGGGAFSGKDSTKVDRSAAYMARYVAKNIVAAGLAERCEVQLAYAIGVTEPVSVHVDTEGTGTIDDAKLCELIREHFPLTPGGIIDHLQLRRPVFVETTAGGHFGRDGDGFTWEKTDKAEALAEAAGATATA, encoded by the coding sequence GTGAGTAACGAATCAGGCCGTTTTCTTTTCACCAGTGAATCGGTCAGCATGGGCCACCCCGACAAGCTGGCGGACCGAATTTCCGACAGCATCTTGGATGCACTGTTGGCCCAAGATCCCAACAGCCGCGTCGCTTGCGAAACGCTGGTCACCACCGGATTGGCCGTCGTCGCTGGCGAAATTTCGTCCAAGGCCGACGTCGACTACGAAAAGATTGTTCGCGACACCATCGTTGCGGTTGGCTACGACGATCCTGACATCGGAATCGATGGCAAGACCTGCGAAGTACAAGTCCGCTTGGACGCGCAAAGCCCTGACATCGCTCAAGGCGTGAACTCCGACGAAGCATCGGGCAAAGACATCGGTGCCGGCGACCAAGGCCTGATGTTTGGCTACGCATGCAAAGACACTCCTGAATTGATGCCACTGCCGATCGCGCTGTCGCACCGCATCATCAACCGCATCACCGAAGCTCGCTTCAACAAAGAAGTCGACTGGTTGCGTCCCGATAACAAGAGCCAAGTCACGGTTGAATACGAAGGCAATCGCCCCGTCCGCATTGAAGCCGTCGTTGTCAGCGCTCAACACGGCCCCGATGTCTCGCACGACGAAATCGAAAAGTTCGTGATCGAAAACGTCGTCAAACCATCCATCCCAGCCGAACTGGACAAGGGCGACATCAAGTATCACATCAACCCAACCGGCCAGTTCATCATCGGTGGACCTCACGGCGATTGCGGTTTGACCGGACGCAAGATCATCGTCGACACCTACGGCGGCTGGGGCCGTCACGGTGGCGGTGCCTTCAGTGGCAAGGACTCGACCAAGGTTGATCGCAGTGCTGCCTACATGGCGCGCTACGTTGCCAAGAACATCGTCGCCGCTGGCCTTGCCGAACGATGCGAAGTTCAGTTGGCTTACGCGATCGGCGTGACCGAACCCGTCAGCGTTCACGTTGACACCGAAGGCACCGGCACCATCGACGACGCCAAACTTTGCGAACTGATCCGCGAGCACTTCCCGTTGACTCCCGGCGGCATCATCGATCACTTGCAACTGCGTCGTCCTGTGTTCGTTGAAACCACCGCGGGTGGCCACTTCGGTCGCGATGGCGATGGATTCACTTGGGAAAAGACCGACAAAGCAGAAGCCTTGGCCGAAGCCGCTGGTGCTACCGCCACCGCTTGA
- a CDS encoding metallophosphoesterase family protein yields MNQPLRRIAWITDPHFDHAKLDVWQSWAAKLLELDPDAILITGDLSEGDDVAYQLRCLAETLNRPIHFVLGNHDFYGKSIASARRDLIALCRDVPQLTYLTDHPALPLNESTVLIGDDGWGDATEGNYADSNVRLNDFQLIDDFRNSNPDAWQSLLVAEGKAAADRVAEKLQNLPDEITQVLIATHVPPFREACWYEGKTTDDNWAPFFVCGQLGKALREAAERAPDRKHIVLCGHTHHDGVAKMADNLVVHTGFSRYGSLEIESMLTIEQDSLELSRPAIYFPK; encoded by the coding sequence TTGAATCAGCCTCTTCGTCGAATCGCGTGGATCACCGACCCACACTTTGATCATGCCAAACTCGATGTTTGGCAATCGTGGGCTGCAAAGCTGCTGGAACTCGATCCAGACGCGATTCTGATCACCGGAGATCTGTCCGAGGGCGACGACGTTGCCTACCAATTGCGATGCTTGGCCGAGACCCTGAATCGACCGATTCACTTCGTGCTGGGCAACCATGACTTCTACGGAAAATCGATCGCGTCCGCGCGGCGTGATCTGATTGCTCTGTGCCGTGACGTCCCGCAATTGACTTACCTGACCGACCACCCCGCACTGCCGCTCAATGAGTCAACGGTGCTGATCGGTGACGATGGTTGGGGCGATGCGACGGAGGGCAACTACGCGGATTCAAATGTCCGCCTGAATGACTTCCAGCTGATCGACGACTTTCGCAACAGCAATCCTGACGCCTGGCAATCGTTACTGGTCGCCGAGGGCAAAGCCGCCGCGGATCGAGTCGCGGAAAAGCTTCAAAACCTGCCTGACGAGATCACGCAAGTCTTGATCGCCACGCACGTGCCACCATTCCGTGAAGCGTGTTGGTACGAAGGCAAAACGACCGACGACAACTGGGCTCCATTCTTCGTCTGCGGTCAACTCGGCAAGGCACTCCGGGAAGCAGCCGAACGAGCCCCTGACCGCAAACACATCGTCCTCTGCGGTCACACCCATCACGACGGAGTGGCAAAGATGGCTGACAACCTCGTCGTCCACACCGGTTTTTCGCGATACGGAAGCTTGGAAATCGAGTCGATGCTTACAATCGAACAAGACTCCCTGGAACTCTCGCGCCCAGCCATTTACTTCCCCAAATAA
- a CDS encoding helix-turn-helix domain-containing protein, with translation MRSPHMHANVTCRHQPDASPHLQVVGEQVSGSTNRKIAIPKRAATQPTRIELSRPKVSQSSEPLALTYQQAADALQVSVSTIKRRVKDGDLTAVMIGSLPRILRASIQQLLGEH, from the coding sequence ATGCGCAGCCCACACATGCACGCCAACGTGACTTGTCGTCATCAGCCTGATGCGTCGCCTCACCTGCAAGTTGTTGGCGAACAGGTGAGTGGTTCTACGAATCGAAAGATCGCCATTCCCAAACGAGCGGCGACCCAACCAACACGGATTGAGCTTTCTCGTCCGAAGGTCAGCCAATCTAGCGAGCCTCTCGCACTCACCTACCAGCAAGCAGCGGATGCATTGCAGGTCAGTGTCTCGACGATTAAACGCCGTGTCAAAGACGGTGATCTCACCGCCGTGATGATCGGGAGTCTCCCGCGGATTCTCAGGGCATCGATTCAGCAACTGTTGGGCGAGCATTGA
- a CDS encoding GIY-YIG nuclease family protein: MRTARSPPKSEARTLSNSGVYFITCEFLGRRFVKIGRSTNIARRRNQLQSGCPFRLKVEHIEAMSESEAVVKEKKWHAMFKDMRKRCESFNANTDDVNTQLMFHWFPYENEIEAFIERQKAQDSATEFDEAVAPDQQEQLLF, encoded by the coding sequence ATGCGAACTGCCCGCTCCCCACCAAAATCGGAAGCACGAACTTTGTCGAACTCTGGCGTCTATTTCATCACCTGCGAGTTCCTCGGCAGACGATTTGTGAAGATCGGTCGATCCACCAACATCGCACGACGACGAAATCAATTGCAGTCGGGATGCCCATTCCGCCTCAAGGTGGAACACATCGAAGCGATGTCGGAATCCGAAGCGGTCGTCAAAGAGAAAAAGTGGCATGCGATGTTCAAGGACATGCGAAAACGATGCGAGTCGTTTAACGCCAACACGGATGACGTGAACACCCAACTCATGTTCCACTGGTTCCCCTACGAGAACGAAATCGAAGCGTTCATCGAACGCCAGAAAGCACAAGACTCAGCCACCGAGTTCGACGAAGCGGTGGCACCCGATCAGCAAGAACAACTCTTGTTTTGA
- a CDS encoding nuclease-related domain-containing protein, which translates to MIVQEKESPRPKDPMGKAGFEAEKQMAFFLRRAFAEASDVFVFNDITFERNGERAQIDHLVMHRFGFAIVESKSITGTVEVNEHLEFVRNSCGRRSGMRSPIEQARLQARLLQSLLNDAKESLRPKKLMGTVQPSFGDERFQVFVAISDQGVIERNGVNPPELMKADRVVAELTEKANAYEETQGIKGFVKFVKAGKEEAKRLEDHHIAPFTDQELASIREFLLSQRKRQRTTNPPTVETKSPTAVERATEPVSKAEASPSDAGMKCDACCASDVEILYGRYGYYLRCRVCNQNQNVPQKCEVCAAKAKLRKKGLCFYRDCEACGSPRLVHTNSTPAEG; encoded by the coding sequence GTGATCGTCCAAGAGAAAGAGTCTCCGCGGCCCAAGGATCCGATGGGGAAGGCTGGGTTTGAAGCTGAAAAGCAAATGGCGTTCTTCCTGCGACGTGCCTTCGCAGAAGCATCCGACGTGTTTGTGTTCAATGACATCACGTTCGAACGAAATGGCGAGCGAGCCCAGATCGATCATCTGGTGATGCACCGATTCGGTTTCGCAATCGTCGAAAGCAAATCCATCACAGGCACCGTCGAAGTGAACGAACATCTTGAGTTCGTTCGCAACTCTTGTGGGCGACGTTCTGGAATGCGGTCGCCGATCGAACAGGCTCGATTGCAGGCCCGGCTTCTACAAAGCCTGCTCAACGATGCGAAGGAATCGCTGCGTCCGAAGAAGTTGATGGGCACGGTTCAGCCATCTTTTGGTGATGAACGTTTCCAGGTCTTTGTGGCGATCTCGGATCAGGGCGTCATCGAACGCAATGGCGTCAATCCGCCCGAGTTGATGAAGGCCGACCGAGTCGTCGCGGAACTGACCGAAAAGGCGAACGCCTACGAAGAAACCCAAGGCATCAAGGGATTTGTCAAGTTCGTGAAAGCGGGGAAGGAGGAAGCCAAACGGTTGGAAGACCATCATATTGCTCCGTTCACGGATCAAGAATTGGCGTCCATCCGCGAGTTTCTATTGAGCCAACGCAAACGTCAGCGAACAACGAATCCACCGACGGTTGAAACTAAGTCTCCAACGGCCGTGGAGCGAGCGACGGAGCCCGTTTCGAAGGCAGAAGCCAGTCCGTCGGATGCTGGGATGAAGTGCGACGCGTGCTGCGCGTCGGATGTCGAGATCCTCTATGGTCGGTATGGCTATTACCTTCGGTGCCGAGTTTGCAATCAAAATCAAAACGTGCCGCAGAAGTGTGAGGTGTGTGCGGCGAAGGCGAAGCTTCGCAAGAAAGGGCTCTGCTTCTATCGAGACTGCGAGGCGTGTGGCTCACCAAGGCTGGTTCATACCAACTCGACGCCCGCGGAAGGTTGA